The window AAGCAAACagtgggattttcttttttaattgtagcCATATCTACTTACATTAGTAAAGTTGAACATTTACAGGTCAATATGGCATTTCATTTTAGTAACTATCTAAAATAGTTAatgccttaaaatatttaatgtcattgAATTATGCAAGGCTTAAGTTAAATCTGGCCACTGGATCCCCAagatttctttgttgttttttttgtgttgtttttgtgtatgtgttttaatattttaggtTATCAAGATGGAAATGATTCAGAAGCTTCAGGGTCATCCAGAAGAGGTGGAAGAGGCCGTGGAGGATTTGGTCTAGGAAGTCCAAGTTAGTAGTGGATTGCAAATTGTGTGCTTCATTAAgaaggaaatgatttaaaaataacacctatcacataaggttgttatgaggattataTCAGAATAGCTTAGTATAGTGGCTGTACATAATCACCGATagtgtatataatattattttttagacACATATGTAATTGCATACTGGTTAAGTTGAGATATGTGAATCTTTTTAGAAGACTGTGTGACTTAGTTTTTTAATGTTAAGTACTGTTGTTTTAAAGCCTTGATAACGTAGCTGACCTTTTAAGTATGTGGCCTTCTCTATGTCTCTATCTCCCAATATACCTTCTTTCACCAGTGTAGCTTCCTACCTTGAATTCCTCCAGCCATCTTTCCTTGGAGCTAAGATACTGTCTTCAGAAGTCACTGTTGGGTTGCATGTATCTCCTAGCAGAGGAGGACAGATAGTGGTTTtggaagctaaaaacataaatttgtaaTAATGGTTTACTAGATGTGTAGCAGATTAGTgaatgtttactttaaaaaagaatagggACCTGGAAGGTTGCTGTACATGACTGGTAAGGTTTGATTTGACAATGGTGGGTGCAAAGGGTGCTTGCTATTCTGGAGAATAAGCAGTGAGATGAAGCCATGTGAAGTTTCTGGGACAGTAACAGTGCTACTTTTTTGGGGGTGATTTAACTTTCGCTTATATCATATTTTGGCATAGCATTGGTCcttcttttataaatgaatttgaaTAACAATTTAGAAGAAGTAATTTGTAATTGAAGGAAATAATTTGTGGAGAATCCTTTGTGCAATACTTAGAAAAATACTCATTGTGATTCCTGTTAAATTTAATTTATCCCACATCTTTTAACTTCTGGCACTATAACttagttatttctttttactgcATGATTTAAAGACTTCTTAAAAGTAACATAGTCTAATTTTATAATCTACAAATCTAGATAATGAATGTGAACAAGATGAGGGGACACAGCGCATTGGTGGCCCTTTTGGATCCAAAAGACCAACTTTAAGTGGCTCAGGTGAGAAATAGAATTTATTACTGAATACtaatcatttatatatactttCAGCTCTAGGATTAGTAAACTTAACATATATGTTTAAGTACACATATACTAGATTGGTTTAtgattttctctgctttttagaTCTGTAGGCAAAAATAGATGGACAAGTTTGCCTCCCTTATAAAATTTGTACACTGtgaattatttcttctctcttacaCCAGTTAATTTGAAgtgtaaattatacttttaattagaGGAAGGAAAATGCATTTTGCATTGGTTTCAGAGGAAGGATTGCGAGTCAGGAGAtttgaggagaaagggaaaaaattagaACAATTGTTGATGAATGCTCAAATatgggtaaataaactgtggtacatgggatattattcagcactaaaatgaaatgagctacCAAGCTATGAAAAATATGGAGGAATCTTTAATGCACTCTACTAAATGAAATATGTCAATCTGAAAAGGTTAGCTACTACATGATTCCgactatgtgacattctggaaaaggaaaaattatggaGAAGGGTAAAAAGATAAGTGGTTTCCAGGAGTTAGTGGGAAGGGATAAATAGGCACAGCATGgaggattttagggcagtgaaaatactttatgatgatggatacatgtcattatgtaTTTGTCTAAACCcttagaatgtacaacaccatgAATGAACCTAATGTAAACTAAGGACTTTGATTATGTGATTATGATGTCGCTGTAgtttcatcagttgtaacaaatgtaccaacTGGTGGGGGTTGCGGATAGTGGGGTGGGGTATGCTGGTATGGGATCAGTGGTGTACATgagaaatctctgtgccttctgACCAATTTTGATGCGAACTTAAAACCGCTCTGAAAAAATGAAGTCTTTAAACAAATGTTCATCTGAGAAAGAGGTTTAAATATAATGTAGACTTAAGAGATAAATGGATTAAGGGACTAGGAATCATGAGCAATTACTCGATATTTGAATAGAAATAGCTATACGGTTGATGTGCTTATGGAGAAGCTGTATTTCTCTAAATATTCTGCAAAACAATGCCTTACAGGTAATGGTGACATTTATCAGAGCAGAGGTGGCAGTGGAAGTAGACGAGGTGAGTTTTTATTTGGTTAAAATTACTGTAATCTGTTTAATTTTTGAACTTAAAGGTAACTAACTGTTAACTGCTTTTATACACTTTAAGGAGTATATATTTGCACAGCCTGTTTTGTAGAGTTATTTAATACTCTTCAAGCCAGCAATTCCATTATAGGAATTATATACTATAGCTATATTTGCTCAATACATGTACAAGGTTGTTCACTGTAGCTTCATTTAAGTAAAAACGGAAAATCACCTAAAGTTCATcaataaataactttaataaataatataaccaTAAAATAGGATACTGTGCAGATGTTTGAGATTGAGCGATATCTATGTGTACAAACCCTTATTATATTAAAACGATATTTTTTATCATGAGATAGTTATGTGATTTGGTATAGGGGATGAAGAAAGTTCAGTATACATGATTTGGTACTATGAaagtttttttcagaattatagATGCTTAACTGTCATAGCAAAGTTAAAATGCTTTCCTGACTAGTAAAACAGTGAAACTTTTTTAATGTCTCTGAAAAATTACTGGTGAACACTATTAATCTGCAAGCATTCCAAGCTACAGCTCCCGTGAACTATTTATTCTCCCCTGATTCTTGGattcttcattttagaaagaGTTTATTAATGGTTAGTTAAACCATATCTTCTACAAATGCTCACATGTTTGAAAAAGGATTTCAAGATCTTTTTGTGGACAAGAAAATTGGCAGactcacatgtaaaaatattatatctAGTTAGCTTTTCAAGTCTAATGCAGAATTTACTCTGTTTTGTGATAGTACCTGAAAGTGGCATGAGTAGTTTAAAGATCAGAAAGGTAGTGTATAGAAAAGAGTTAACAGGCCTGACTGCTGTTTGTTAAGTCCTGCCTATTGCAAGGTTGGTCCTTGCCTGGCATCTGGGTAGTTGGATTTGGGCAGGGCTCTCACCACCGTGACTGGTAAGAATGGCTCATTGTGCCTGAACTGTTTGTTCAACAATATGGTTTATGCTGAATACCTGCTTTgtttctgggagtctggaattttggtatgtgccaggcatgaaGGTGGCTACATTATCAGCCCCTCATAAAAACCCTGGATACTGAGTCTCTGGTGAGTAGACAACATTTCCAACGTGTTATCACAACTCCTTGCTGGGGGAATTAAGCATGTCCTGTGTGACAGCAGTGGGAGAGGACTCTTGAAAGCTTGTGCCTAGTTTTCTCTGGACTTTGTCTCAGGTACCTTTTACCTTTGCCGATTTTGCTCCctatcctttcactgtaataagtCATAGCCATGAGTATAAGTATATTCTGAGTCCTAGGAAATCATAGAACCTGGAGATAGTAGTGGGGACGCCTCAACACATGTGGATTTTTAGttccttttagaaaatgtattcCTTTGCTGAGTAATATAGGAATTAGGTGACATAACAGCTCTAACAAAAATAGTAATATGTAACAGTGTTATCTGCATAAAATCAGCATTTTGAATGCTAAGGAAACTTAAAATGTTCAGGATTCTATTTATCTTAATTGTCTCAAGTGTTATTTGTACAAAGGGACTTTAAAGATGTCTGTCCAGTTTTAGAACTTGTTTTCTTGGAAGATatgtaatgaaaatgaagatgtgCACAGCCTTGTATCTTGACTGATTGTCACTATGGATTTCTTTACTAGGTGGTTACAAAGGTTTAAATGAAGAAGTAATAACAAGCTCTGGAAAGAGTAAGTTTTACTTTAGAtaaggtatttgatttttatagTGAGAATTCTTTTAcccctcaatttttaaaaacacttaccTCTTTTTGGGTTTGATTCCCTTTAAGATTCTTGGAAGTCAGAAGCTGAAGGAGGAGAAAGTGGTGACACTCAAGgtacattaatttttgtgtggTCCACAGAATGTatattgcattttaataaaaatgcaaaatatttaaaaggattaactttttaaaatttgaagtgaaAACTTGAACGGTAAATATTGGGAAGTTCTACAATATTTCAAATTTGATTTTGTCACTTTTTGTCtattttccctcttatttttcttctagtcCTTGTAATGTagattctgttttttatttaaattccaagGACCAAAAGTGACTTACATACCACCTCCTCCACCTGAGGATGAAGACTCCATCTTTGCACATTATCAGACAGgcataaattttgacaaatacgATACTATTCTTGTAGAAGTATCTGGACATGATGCACCACCAGCAATTTTGGTCAGTGTaataattatttctgtattgATTATGCAGCaaactttggttttaaaatatatggtatatttCTTTAAGTTGATATTAAAGAATAGGAAAATTTCATCTTTAGTATCTAATGTCTTAGGTTGGAAATTTAGAACCATGTCTACCATCTACAGTAGAATGAATTGCCATGTCGAAAGAGAGGGTACTGTATTTCATCTCCACCTCTCCAAACCAggatgaaaattttatttaaatttacaaaaaatgaTACTTTTCTTAGAGATTTAAGATTTCTGCTTCCTAAATATGTGAGAAAGTGTGTCTTAGGGGTGTGCTTTACTAAGGAGTTGGGGAACTCACAGTCCCATTGATAATGAGCCACTGTTATGGTCAGATTTATTTATCTCACAGGTTTTAAGGGGGCAGAAAAAGTGTTTTTGGAATCACTGTCTACTCCTTAATTCTATCAAGTAATAACAGACAGGTTCTGGATGTTACTTTGAGTGGGGGCATATTAGTAAAGTAACTTtagtatataaaatggaaatgacaaaaactTGAAACTAATTCAAATGGAATATGTTTATGGAATGATCTTCATATGATACATGGAATTTAattaccccctcccccacttttagACTTTTGAAGAAGCTAATCTCTGTCAGACACtgaataaaaacattgcaaaagcTGGTTATACTAAGCTTACTCCTGTGCAAAAGTATAGTATTCCTATTATACTAGCAGGACGCGATTTGATGGCTTGTGCTCAAACAGGATCTGGAAAAACTGTAAGTCATTTTCCCACATGTATTCTGCCCTATTTTCAAATTGTTAATGTTTTTTGGACTTTGGTTCTTCCCAAGTCACTTGAATCTCTTTTGTTGGATTATAGGTTTGTAGATAATTTCAATGAACTGTAATAAAtagtcatgtttttatttctgatttctggTTTTATCGGGGTTTGTGTACTtctgaaaaaagaattttgaactATTTCTAGAGTAGTTTTGCAGCTAGTAAATGTTTAGTCTGTTTCTAAGTGTGTTCAACTTCTTCTGGAACATGGTagtatctaaaataaaatgattgaacGTTAAAGCACCAGAGGTTAtaaaacagaaagggagaaaataatttatgtaataatttatgaTACAGTTTTGGAGTCAAAATGAGAAACAGCTGTATGCATTGCATAGCTGTATGAAGTGACCTCGGGTTATGCTAACTTCAAAAGAACTCTGATGAGACCAGATTAGTTTTAGGACTAATCCGTGggatttttctattaaatagGGTTCTATGAGTTGAGTCTTAAAGATCATCATTTCCAAAATCATAGACTCTTGGTTTTAGTCGTATCAACCTACATGGTAGAGTCAAAGGGGAAATAGGTGAACTGTGTGATATAGCAGCTGAAGTACAACTTAAACATAGTTTTGGAGGTAGATTTTAGTGTCTTATTTGTTTAATGAGAAAACTATTTGTCTTGCCAGATGTAATTTCAATAACGGCGATGTGTTTAGTAATCCAAATGAATGATTGTGCAATATTTACCCTGCTTGTGGACCACCTATGTCATGCATTCTgattgataattttattattaccCCCAAAGGACTCATTTAGAATAGCTGCTAAATGCAGTGATTTCCATCAAGTTAGAGCTATATTTCCCTCTACAGATAAGTTAATGTTCCTTGACTTGTTTAGAATCCatgggtgtgtttttttcttgactaaaaatattttgatagggTAGATTAACTTTATTAAACGTTTTGTATAATATAAGCATAAAGAcctaaatgttaaaaattcactgaagtaaaaaaattcttttcctttctcattttaaatttaccaGCAAGATGGAAGGAGACCCTAAAGGCTATAAGGGCATGAGGAATAGGTTTCCGCAGGGAGAAGGATGGTGTattataaatttgtaaattatGCAATTTAACTTCTAGGCAGCTTTTCTCTTGCCAATTTTGGCTCATATGATGCGTGATGGAATAACTGCTAGTCGTTTTAAAGAACTGCAGGAACCAGAGTGTATTATTGTAGCACCAACTCGAGAACTGATCAATCAGATCTATTTGGAAGccagaaaattttcttttgggtAAGTACATCGGGAATGCCACTCACAAACAAATTTTTCTTTAGagatttttctcacttatttcaGGAAGATGGTTAGTGTTACTAAATcgaaatgtattttttcatgatCTTGTTTATGGAATCcctgcttatttttatttaaaaaagaaacattaaaaattaggTGATAATAGAAGTAGAATGATAAGGAAATATTTAACATTGGTGTATTTTCTGGTatcttttaatgaatttttaaaaaatgaactaggGTGTTCCtaataattttctgttcttttacacATAACTTCGTAATATGGAAAACTGCTTATTTTGTAATCATACctaatttttaatgacttttaagattgttcatgtatatatattttacttcccTATTTTGGGGcaattaggttgtttctaatttggggctactctaaataaaactaaaatgaacaGCTTCTATAAACTTTTTCTATCTTTATGTTTTTAgtcttttcttagatttttataaatttaatgctGAAGAGTATGAACTTACTTTAAAGCTTGCATCAAtgtacatttccaccagcagtataCACTTTGGATACCAGCAGTATCTATTTCACTATACACTTTGCCAATATTTGGtattatattagttatctattgctgcttaacaaattaccctaaaacCTAGTTGCTCAAAACAACAAATCTTATCTCAGTTTCTGGAGGTTAGGATTTGGAGAACATAGCTGGGTGCTTCTGACTTGGGGTCTCTTACGAAGTTGCAGACAAGATGTCAACCAGGATTGCAGTCATCTAAGGCTTGACTGGACCTCTCCAGAAGGATTCTTGATGTCCTTTGGAAATAACAAAGGGCTTCCCTTAGATAGAGTGATCAATGAGAAAGAGCAAGGAGGTGACTGCAATGGCTTTTCTGAAATAGTCTCAGTCACTTTGCCACATTCTATTCATTACTAAGCAAGTCACTAAATCTAGTCTATACTCAGGACTGGCTATGTAATTTGCTGAAACTAGTACAGCAAATACTAGTTTTTGTACTAGTATTTGCTGTACTAGTTTCAGCAAATTACAGGTTCTTTGTTCAAAACAAGAATTTTAAGACAGTAagtagagcattaaaccaagctcAGGGCTCTTTTAAGCTTGGAACAGATTGCACACCTATGATGCCAGCCTTGCACACTCTTAAGGAGAAAGGGAGTTAGGATCCatttttgaaggaaggaaggcgTATTGAagaatttatgtacattttaaaaccaccagtcatcttccttttaaaaatttatttaattattaagaAGTTGAACTACTTTTTGAATgcttaataaattttctttcatgaattatCTACTTATTTTCTACCAGCTTATATATTGGGAtcttagtggtttttttttttttacattgtttttagaaCTTCCTGTGTAGAAGCtgtttaaccttttattttgtataaatcattttttttgaaatgagagaagaaaatataattattaaaatcctTTTAATATCAAGTTTGATAGGTCTTTTGAGAAAAGTAGATGTATATTGCTTATACCAGTGTTTATTGTTAAGACCCATGTACTACattgctttttctgattttaCATCAAGCTAAAATAtagcaatattttttctctttttaaaatttatttttttttttagttacagttgactttcaatattatatcAGCTTCAGCcatacagcttagtggttagacatttatatgatttatgcagtgatccccctgactcgTCGAGTACACCCTGGTGGTATACATAGCTTTTGCAACATtatttgactatattctctgtgtcgtactctatatccccatgactattttataactaccaatttgtatttcttaatcccttcacctttttcacccagttccccaaccctcttcccctctgacaaccatcagtttgttctctatgagtctgtttttattttgtttgttcatttattctgttctttagattccacatataagtgagatcatatgatatttgtctttgtctgacttatttcacttagcgtaataccctctaggtccatccatgttgttataaatgataagatttgattctttttttatggccgagtaatattccattgtatatatgcaccacatcttctttatccagttgtctattgatggacgctttggttgcttccatatcttggctattgtaaatagtgctgcaagaacacaagggtgcatatatcttttcaaattagtgttttggatttctttggatacatacacatgagtggaattgctgggccataagttagttctgtttttaatttttttgaggaacctccaaactgtttttcgatagtggctgcaccagtttgcagtcccactaacagtgtatgagggttctcttttctccacatcctcgccaacactttaaaatataacaatatttttaaaaaacagaaatgtgtatAGTAAATTCAGATAACATGTATAcacaaaatgaatatttgtaCATGGATATTTGTTGCAACATTGTTGTGgcaaaagactgaaagtaaatgtttATCAGTTGAGGGCTggttaaattatggtacatttggAATAATAATGCTAATAACTAAGTTATTAAATAGTTAGCATATGCTAGGTTtaggtgttttatatataattcattcagtcctcacaatagTGGAAAACAAAGAATCCATTTAAAGCTGtgagtttatttaataaaacatgatATTTTCCTATACTCTTGCTCCCCAGTTCTTTAATTCTCTTCTTCACAGTTACACTATTAACAGTTTCATATGAATTATTATAGAAATAGCTGGTGCACACGTATGAATGTTAATCCTCTTTTTGGCAAATGGTAGCATACTAAGCTGCTGtcatcctatttttttaaatggtgtatgTTGGAGGTAATGCTTAATCTGAAactgtccctttctctttttgaatGCTGAGTATCCTTTTGTATGGATGGACTATAATTTAAGTCTTCTATTGTTAGATGCTTAGTTTTCGTCTTTCGATACTAAAAATAATGTTGGCAATGAATCTCATTGTACACTCATCTTTGCCCATTATAGGAACATATCTGAAGGGTGAATTTCTATGTGTGAATTTATTgggacaaaaaataaatttttaaattttaataaagactaAAATTGTGAAAGGGGTTGTATCAGTTTACCCTCTTGAGTGTCAATTTATGGCTAACATGGTATCATAAGTAAGAAAAAATGTGTTagtcttcatttgttttccttttaaaagtaatgttgaacttaaaaaatgtttaaaagtcatttgtacttttaatgagccatttgttcatgtttttggTCTGTGTAGGGGTTGGTAGTATTTATCATGGTTTTTGAAGAGCCCTTTATCAGATcggttaaaaaatatttttttcccatggtttttcatttgtttttcaacttCTTCCTGGGAAGAACTTAACTTTTTTAAGATTGTTGAATGTATTAGTTTTTTGCTTTATGGAGTTTGTTTTACATCTTGTTAGAAACAAATGTCTAACTTTCAAGTAActagaaaatgacatttatttttcttgtcaatAGGACTTGTGTAAGAGCTGTTGTTATATATGGGGGAACCCAATTGGGACATTCCATTCGACAAATAGTACAAGGCTGTAATGTATTGTGTGCTACTCCTGGGAGACTGATGGATATCATAGGTAAAGAAAAGGTAGGCTCTAGAGGGATAACAGATTTTAACAGAattgattaataatttttttattaatttttttattaaggaGAGAATGGGGTAAAAATAGATATATGTATTAGAGCACCATTTATATATTAGGCCCCCATCATGTTTTGAATGTGTTCTTatgtaattcttaaaataatttcaacagaagataaatatagtattttccatttcatactTGGGAAAACAAACAgtgtaattttgtaatttatttaaaatcccCCAGTTAGCTCTACTAAGTGATAGGGTTAGGGTTAGAATCTGGATCTGATTCCAGAATTCATATCCTATACCCAACTACGGTACACTGGGAGAAAAATGCAATGAATGCTTTTATCTAGCTACATATATGTCttgatgaaattgtttttttcctgggtCATAGCCTTTGTGGCATCAgtaattttgtttcctgttttaggGTGGGAGTGTTATTAACGAGGATTGTTAATTTTCTAAgtctttaaaaagagattttaaggCTATGTAACTATTTTAGGTATTCACCTAACACATTACTCCACCTTTAAATCAATATGCTAAGTTCATTTTCATGAACCTGATTTGCTTTTGATAGCTCTTCTCTAAAGGAGTTACTCAAAACATGATCCTTCTGTGTCAAGGCATTTTTCTTAGAATACTTAAgagtatccagagaaatccaCCTTGATTTCTCACTGAATATTTTCCACGGTGGTACCAAAGTCAGTTGTTTCCTTtttgcaagtgtgtgtgtgtgtgtgtgtgtgtgtgtgtgtgtgtttatagcaAGAAGTGTTCACACAAAGGTAAGAGAAGTTTCCCAGTTGCTCCTGAGTGGTTAGAGAATTTATTAAGGGTTTAAAGGAGTTAGAAATAAATTTGCCATTTATAAGACATTTGAATATGTCGTCCtgttaggaaattttatttcttccattaaagAGTCTCACTTTATCAGATAACACAATCTAGATTTGTGCTGTCCAGTATTCACTAGCCATATGTAGCTATTTTAACTCTAAAAAtgatctaaaattaaaaattcagttcttcaggcaactagccacatttcaagtgcttaatgTCTGCATGTACCTGTGGCTAACATATTGGACAATGGAGGTATAGAATGTTTAAATAAGGTCTGTTGTGCAATATTGATCTagatttttggtttcttttagccttaatttataaaatattttacaacagtAGAGAAAATTGAGAGCTGAAGTAAACAGTGATAGTATTATCTAAGCATAACAGTTCTCATCATTTTATGAATTGATTTctaatcttcatttttaagaatatattaataGTTGGAATTGTGGAGAATATCTTTAGTTTAATATATTAACTAGTATGCATTCTCTGCTCTAACCTTTGAAAATATCCTTAAAGATTGGTCTCAGAcaagtcaaatatttaattttggatGAAGCTGATCGCATGCTGGATATGGGTTTTGGACCCGAAATGAAGAAGCTAATTTCCTGCCCAGGAATGCCATCAAAGGAACAGCGACAAACCCTTATGTTTAGTGCAACTTTTCCAGAAGAAATTCAaaggtaattttttcttttaaaaaataattgtacatACTTTTATGGAAGCAGAAGCAATATGAATATCATATTTTTGGgagagttgatttttttaaatttaagattttaacaTAAGTAGTTTAAAAAGTCAATGTATTCCTAAGACGTTTgccatatttttaattgtttcttagCTTTATTTCTCCTTGTGCATTAGcaccacattttattaaaatgtgtatgtgtgtgttatagCACAGAACCTAGGTAGGATTTAGAAAATGCTTACTAagtgaagttatttttataattgtaccTTCTGTTCAAACCAACATTGTAGAGCTTGGGAGAATTGGGCCTTTGGTAGAAAATTGGCATACCAACTGTTGGCAAATATTTGGGTATCATACTACATACCATGTGGTCTGGTGAATTCTGAGATTAGGATGACACATCCCTGCTAAAATGGTGACTCTTCTTCCTGCCTGCTGGTCTCTTGGCTACGAGGGAGCCTGAGTGCACAGAGAGCAGTTTTAGCTTATAATCCAGTGAGACTCCTGCAGTTTTCTCCGGTGGATACTGATCTTTGAAAATAGTACTTCGATGATAAGTATCTACCTTATTATATTATAGCTGTTATAATCTATCTAATTAATATTGAAGTAACATTTGCAGGATTTCAGTGAATATTATGAGTGTTAATGAAAGAGAATGGAAGTTAAGGAATAATCTTTTGTCTTTCAAGGTTGGCTGGGGAGTTTTTAAAGTCGAATTACTTGTTTGTCGCTGTTGGACAAGTGGGTGGCGCATGTAGAGACGTGCAGCAGACCACTCTCCAAGTTGGCCAGTACTCAAAACGAGAAAAGCTTGTCGAAATTCTACGAAACATAGGTATCTGACATTGATATAATgattttttgttataattttgatttctttaaaaggctaattttaaaaaattactcttaaGAATTGTTTGGCATGAGTTTTAGTAAGTTTGTGttcattatttcctctttttcggaaggtctttttatttttaaggggaacaggactttattggggaacagtgtgtacttccaggacttttttttttttttttttcccaagtcaagttgttgtcctttcagtcttagttgtggagggcacaactcagctccaggtccagttgccgttactagttgcagggggcacagcccaccatccctagcaggagttgaactggcaaccttgtggttgagaggacacgctccaacaaactgaaccatttgggagctcagcggcagct is drawn from Rhinolophus ferrumequinum isolate MPI-CBG mRhiFer1 chromosome 7, mRhiFer1_v1.p, whole genome shotgun sequence and contains these coding sequences:
- the DDX4 gene encoding probable ATP-dependent RNA helicase DDX4 codes for the protein MGDEDWEAEIIKPHVSSYVPVFEKDRYFSGANGDTFNRTPTSSSEMDDGPRRDHFMRSGFAPGRSLGNRDAGESNKREITSTMGGFGVGKDFGNRGFSNNKFEEGDRFGFWREAYNDCEDNQTRNRGFSKRGGYQDGNDSEASGSSRRGGRGRGGFGLGSPNNECEQDEGTQRIGGPFGSKRPTLSGSGNGDIYQSRGGSGSRRGGYKGLNEEVITSSGKNSWKSEAEGGESGDTQGPKVTYIPPPPPEDEDSIFAHYQTGINFDKYDTILVEVSGHDAPPAILTFEEANLCQTLNKNIAKAGYTKLTPVQKYSIPIILAGRDLMACAQTGSGKTAAFLLPILAHMMRDGITASRFKELQEPECIIVAPTRELINQIYLEARKFSFGTCVRAVVIYGGTQLGHSIRQIVQGCNVLCATPGRLMDIIGKEKIGLRQVKYLILDEADRMLDMGFGPEMKKLISCPGMPSKEQRQTLMFSATFPEEIQRLAGEFLKSNYLFVAVGQVGGACRDVQQTTLQVGQYSKREKLVEILRNIGDERTMVFVETKKKADFIATFLCQEKISTTSIHGDREQREREQALGDFRCGKCPVLVATSVAARGLDIENVQHVINFDLPSTIDEYVHRIGRTGRCGNTGRAISFFDPESDSHLAQSLVKVLSDAQQDVPAWLEEIAFSTFVPGFGGSTRGNVFASVDTRKNYPGKSTLNTAGFSSSQTPNPVDDESWD